The Corynebacterium qintianiae genome has a window encoding:
- a CDS encoding BCCT family transporter gives MSTSAKRGLKSDPLIFFTSVGFITLFVALTVILGDRARQAYSAISGALMDNFSWFYIGGVSAVLVFLIVIFVSKYGNLRLGDDDDEPEYTLPVWFAMLFAAGMGATLLFWGAAEPLHHAFNPPRGDFEPMSRGAINQAFEFTYYHFGIHMWVIFTLPGLAMGYFSYKRKMPARMSSLFAPLLGKRVYEWPGKLLDAAGIIGTVFGIGVSVGLGVLQISAGMNIMWGVPLVTPVQLGIILAITAAACLSVASGLDKGIKFLSNLNIAATVVLMVFVLVAGPTLKLIGQVTESFGIYANSLPELMFWVDSYNDNPGWHATWTAFYWAWTICWAPFVGMFFARISKGRTVRAFIGGTLLLPTTFDMLWFSIFGRAATEVETADPGVLTGPVVEQGDTPQALFTLLAQYPFYGIVGTVALLVIILYFVTSMDSAAMVMDMFASGEENKTPTYYKVGWVVAIGVVTAALLFINDTGIQALQEVVIIIAFPFFILYFFMMYSLLKAMNDDSAARRRIRTRQWEKTDSAEKLEEAESRPAPGYDAEGNEITRPELEYDPEEGGWKLSDSLIIEGDLAVGGEVDQDWGER, from the coding sequence ATGTCGACATCCGCCAAGCGGGGGCTGAAGTCCGACCCGCTGATCTTTTTCACGTCCGTCGGGTTCATTACGCTTTTCGTCGCCCTGACCGTCATCCTCGGCGACCGCGCGCGCCAGGCGTATTCGGCCATCTCGGGGGCGCTGATGGACAACTTCTCGTGGTTCTACATCGGCGGCGTCTCCGCGGTGCTGGTGTTTCTCATCGTCATCTTCGTGTCCAAGTACGGCAACCTGCGGCTTGGCGACGACGATGATGAGCCGGAATACACCCTGCCCGTCTGGTTCGCCATGCTCTTTGCCGCCGGCATGGGCGCGACCCTGTTGTTTTGGGGTGCGGCCGAGCCGCTGCACCACGCGTTCAACCCGCCGCGCGGCGACTTCGAGCCGATGAGCCGCGGTGCCATCAACCAGGCGTTCGAGTTCACCTACTACCACTTCGGCATTCACATGTGGGTGATCTTCACCCTGCCTGGCCTCGCCATGGGTTACTTCAGCTACAAGCGCAAAATGCCCGCACGCATGTCCTCGCTGTTCGCCCCTCTGCTGGGCAAGCGCGTGTACGAGTGGCCGGGCAAGCTTCTCGACGCCGCCGGCATCATTGGCACCGTTTTCGGAATCGGCGTTTCCGTTGGCCTTGGTGTGCTGCAAATTTCGGCGGGCATGAACATCATGTGGGGCGTGCCGCTGGTGACGCCGGTCCAGCTCGGCATCATCCTCGCCATCACCGCCGCGGCCTGCCTGTCCGTTGCGTCTGGCCTGGACAAGGGCATCAAGTTCCTGTCCAACCTGAACATCGCCGCCACAGTCGTCCTCATGGTGTTCGTTCTCGTCGCGGGTCCGACGCTCAAGCTCATCGGCCAGGTCACCGAATCTTTCGGCATCTACGCTAACTCTCTGCCCGAGCTGATGTTCTGGGTCGACTCCTACAACGACAACCCGGGCTGGCACGCCACCTGGACCGCGTTCTACTGGGCGTGGACGATCTGCTGGGCGCCGTTCGTGGGCATGTTCTTCGCCCGCATTTCCAAAGGGCGCACGGTGCGCGCCTTCATCGGCGGAACACTGCTCCTGCCGACCACCTTCGACATGCTGTGGTTCTCTATCTTCGGCCGCGCCGCCACCGAGGTCGAGACGGCGGATCCCGGTGTGCTGACCGGCCCCGTCGTGGAGCAGGGCGACACACCGCAGGCCTTGTTCACGCTCTTAGCCCAGTACCCGTTCTACGGCATCGTCGGCACCGTGGCGCTGTTGGTGATCATCCTCTACTTCGTCACCTCCATGGACTCCGCCGCGATGGTGATGGACATGTTCGCCTCCGGCGAGGAAAACAAGACCCCCACGTATTACAAAGTTGGCTGGGTCGTCGCCATCGGCGTGGTCACTGCCGCGCTGCTGTTCATCAACGACACCGGCATCCAAGCTCTGCAGGAAGTCGTCATCATCATCGCCTTCCCGTTCTTCATCCTGTACTTCTTCATGATGTACTCACTGCTCAAGGCGATGAACGACGACTCCGCCGCCCGCCGTCGCATCCGTACCCGCCAATGGGAGAAGACGGACAGCGCGGAGAAACTCGAGGAAGCCGAGAGCAGGCCCGCGCCGGGTTATGACGCTGAAGGCAACGAGATCACCCGCCCCGAGCTCGAGTACGACCCCGAGGAGGGCGGCTGGAAGCTCTCCGATTCGCTCATTATCGAAGGCGACCTCGCCGTCGGCGGCGAGGTGGACCAGGACTGGGGCGAGCGCTAG
- the thiS gene encoding sulfur carrier protein ThiS, with amino-acid sequence MKITVNDSPRETAAATVEELVREVLGEIPEAGTAVAVGGSVVPRSAWATASIGDGARVDILTAVQGG; translated from the coding sequence ATGAAGATCACGGTCAACGACTCACCGCGCGAGACCGCGGCCGCGACGGTGGAGGAACTGGTGCGGGAAGTACTCGGGGAGATTCCCGAAGCCGGCACCGCGGTGGCGGTCGGCGGCAGCGTCGTGCCGCGCTCGGCATGGGCCACCGCGAGCATCGGCGACGGCGCGCGGGTGGACATCCTCACCGCCGTCCAGGGAGGCTAG
- a CDS encoding cation diffusion facilitator family transporter, with product MIDEQKLLERFMWLSIAASVATIALKLAAAWVTGSVGFLSDAIESLINVVAAVVGLMALKISAKPADVNHNFGHAKAEYFSAQVEGSMILVAAVAIIYTAVQRLLDPQPIEQAGVGLLLSTLAAALNLAVGLVLLRAGKKYRSATLNADGRHLLTDVWTTVGVLVGIALVWVTGWEILDPLIALAVGLNILVTGYVLLRNSFISLLSEALPEDERLAIKTYLDGFAAERGVEFTDVRTAAFGRERLVNIVMQVPGEWSVARSHDYADMIEDGIDETLGGAKTMIHVEPLGTATHVEFNWI from the coding sequence ATGATCGACGAACAGAAGCTGCTCGAGCGCTTCATGTGGCTCTCGATCGCGGCGTCCGTGGCGACGATCGCCCTGAAACTCGCGGCCGCGTGGGTTACTGGCTCAGTCGGTTTCCTTTCCGACGCCATTGAGTCCCTCATCAACGTCGTCGCGGCCGTCGTCGGGCTTATGGCGCTGAAGATCTCGGCGAAGCCCGCGGACGTGAACCACAACTTCGGCCACGCCAAGGCGGAGTACTTCTCGGCCCAGGTCGAGGGTTCCATGATCCTCGTGGCGGCGGTCGCCATCATCTACACGGCAGTCCAGCGGCTACTCGACCCGCAGCCTATCGAGCAAGCGGGCGTGGGCCTGCTACTGTCCACCCTCGCGGCGGCGTTGAACTTGGCCGTCGGCCTCGTGCTGCTGCGCGCGGGCAAGAAGTACCGCTCCGCCACCCTGAACGCTGACGGGCGCCACCTTCTGACCGACGTCTGGACCACCGTCGGCGTGCTCGTCGGCATTGCGCTGGTGTGGGTGACGGGCTGGGAAATCCTCGACCCGCTCATCGCGCTGGCCGTGGGCCTTAACATCCTGGTCACCGGATACGTGCTGCTGAGAAACTCCTTCATCAGCCTGTTGTCGGAGGCTCTGCCGGAGGACGAGCGGCTGGCCATCAAGACGTACCTGGACGGTTTCGCTGCCGAGCGCGGGGTGGAGTTCACCGACGTGCGCACTGCGGCTTTCGGCCGCGAGCGCCTAGTCAATATCGTCATGCAGGTGCCCGGTGAGTGGAGCGTGGCCCGCTCGCACGACTACGCCGACATGATCGAGGACGGGATCGACGAAACACTGGGAGGGGCGAAAACCATGATCCACGTCGAACCGCTGGGGACCGCCACACACGTCGAGTTCAACTGGATCTAG
- a CDS encoding type 1 glutamine amidotransferase domain-containing protein encodes MKILALSTSVHRYRDSGVHTGMWLGEYTHFYDVITGAGHDVDLASVEGGAVPLDPMSLMPPVLLMGGTNKRYESAQFMEHLDETPSLSDVDLDAYAGIYLIGGHGTMFDFVSGAVPGAVATFADSGKIVAAVCHGPVGLLHATLADGTPLLAGKHVTGYSWAEEKLAMRASDVPFSLEEELTAKAAEYSKARVPMTKHVVVDGTLVTGQNPTSATGVGEAVLGLL; translated from the coding sequence GTGAAAATCCTCGCACTGTCAACCAGCGTCCACCGCTACCGCGACTCCGGCGTGCACACCGGAATGTGGCTGGGTGAATACACCCACTTTTACGACGTGATCACCGGGGCCGGCCACGATGTCGACCTCGCCAGCGTGGAGGGCGGCGCCGTGCCGCTCGACCCGATGAGTCTCATGCCCCCGGTGCTCCTGATGGGCGGCACTAACAAGCGCTACGAGAGCGCGCAGTTCATGGAACACCTCGACGAGACCCCTTCGCTTTCCGACGTCGACCTTGACGCCTACGCCGGTATCTACCTCATCGGCGGGCACGGCACGATGTTCGACTTCGTCTCCGGGGCGGTTCCCGGGGCCGTCGCCACGTTCGCGGACTCCGGCAAGATTGTGGCCGCCGTCTGCCACGGGCCGGTCGGCCTGCTGCACGCGACGCTTGCCGACGGCACCCCGCTCCTCGCTGGCAAACACGTCACCGGTTACTCGTGGGCCGAAGAGAAGCTGGCGATGCGCGCCAGCGACGTGCCGTTCAGCCTCGAGGAGGAGCTCACTGCCAAGGCCGCCGAGTACTCGAAGGCGCGCGTGCCGATGACAAAGCACGTCGTCGTCGATGGCACACTCGTCACCGGCCAGAACCCGACGAGCGCGACCGGCGTCGGCGAAGCAGTCCTCGGTCTGCTCTAG
- a CDS encoding HNH endonuclease signature motif containing protein — MLRSIARFDKHGLARRFGASTTARWLVHRLGLSETTAHEYVKVARAMLIFLHMAEAFAEGSLNYSKVRLILPHLTRESECALVEMGVEMGYHELEIALLRWRKRGEGGEDESYVRLKVRRGGRVRMWADFSPAEGAQVMAAMKLGELAYHDVDLDALERDDDGRVTDAAVDAELRERESTASPSGFGLPLGKALLGSFMGMVNIVRTQPRSSLRTPGAHVNIVMTTDGRAYLPNNLGAPSDALKNFLSNAEYRVSRVDEKGLVLNTGRSQRLATNGQINALMMMWHGTCAMPGCTHTRFIEMHHVTEWSEGGPTDLDNLLPLCSACHSLVSEGLVRIIKDFGDVHFLMPGGARFVSRDHSLPVRCDDAITLEEFETLQPV, encoded by the coding sequence TTGCTGCGCAGCATCGCCCGCTTCGACAAACACGGGCTGGCGCGCCGCTTTGGGGCGTCGACAACCGCCCGCTGGCTCGTCCACCGTCTGGGGTTGTCCGAAACTACCGCACATGAGTACGTGAAAGTCGCCCGCGCCATGTTGATATTTCTCCATATGGCGGAAGCGTTTGCGGAAGGTTCGCTCAACTACTCGAAGGTGCGGCTCATCCTGCCGCACCTCACGCGGGAGAGCGAATGTGCCCTCGTTGAGATGGGGGTGGAGATGGGGTACCACGAACTGGAAATAGCCTTGCTCAGGTGGAGAAAGAGGGGCGAGGGCGGGGAAGACGAGTCGTACGTCCGGCTCAAAGTCAGGCGCGGCGGTCGAGTGCGCATGTGGGCAGATTTCAGCCCCGCCGAAGGAGCACAGGTCATGGCCGCTATGAAACTTGGGGAGCTCGCATACCACGACGTCGATCTCGACGCGCTTGAGCGCGATGACGACGGCCGGGTCACCGATGCCGCGGTCGATGCTGAACTGCGGGAACGGGAATCCACCGCATCGCCCTCGGGTTTCGGCCTGCCGCTGGGAAAAGCGCTGCTCGGCTCCTTCATGGGGATGGTCAATATCGTCCGCACTCAACCGCGGAGTTCGTTGCGTACACCCGGAGCGCACGTCAACATCGTGATGACGACAGACGGCCGCGCCTATCTGCCGAACAACCTCGGCGCGCCATCGGACGCGCTGAAGAACTTCCTGTCCAACGCCGAATACCGGGTGAGCAGGGTCGATGAGAAGGGGCTGGTTCTCAACACCGGCCGGTCACAGCGCCTCGCCACAAACGGCCAGATCAACGCGCTGATGATGATGTGGCACGGCACGTGTGCCATGCCCGGCTGCACCCACACGAGGTTCATCGAGATGCACCACGTCACTGAATGGTCCGAGGGCGGCCCCACGGATCTGGACAACCTTCTGCCACTGTGCTCGGCATGCCACTCCCTGGTGTCGGAGGGGCTCGTGCGCATCATCAAGGACTTCGGCGACGTGCATTTCCTCATGCCGGGAGGGGCCCGCTTTGTCTCACGCGACCACAGCCTGCCCGTGCGTTGCGACGACGCGATAACGCTGGAGGAGTTCGAGACGCTGCAGCCGGTCTAG
- a CDS encoding DUF7218 family protein: MDSIKDPELYEKLREEGNSKSKAAAISNAAANSSREDIGRKGGQAGSYEDWTRDELYERAQELDIEGRSDMNKDELIKALRND, encoded by the coding sequence ATGGACAGCATCAAGGATCCCGAACTCTACGAAAAGCTGCGCGAGGAGGGCAACTCCAAGTCGAAGGCTGCCGCGATCTCCAACGCCGCCGCCAACTCGTCGCGCGAGGACATCGGCCGCAAGGGTGGACAGGCCGGGTCCTACGAGGACTGGACGCGCGACGAGCTTTACGAGCGCGCGCAGGAGCTCGACATCGAGGGCCGCTCGGACATGAACAAGGACGAGCTCATCAAAGCCCTCCGCAATGACTGA
- a CDS encoding MFS transporter, protein MSSRRVFASVVFFLVTAGWAANHFASVLVALKERANLDALLVNSAYGIYAAGLFPCLIAGGLLADRFGGRFVVITGAVVAAAGNVALMLSHGTFALLAGRFVVGLGVGLVVSAGTAWAARLRGASGATLAGIFLTSGFALGPIASGIIASLVTPLWVPYAVTIVLSAASVAVSLAVGDVPNTRPVSAPSNAHPAPHVERSSMKALATSVPVAVWVFASITTTVIGLSARVAHYFPTGVFMPGIAAGLGFGTALVLQALGRRFAWGPYSGAVGALSSALGMLVVGVAGPAPSLIVFFVATLLLGTAYGLCLRDGLLDVDTYAPVAQRGRVIGVYYVATYLGFGLPPLLQWLEPRVGPSLPFFVLAALALSSAAVRVVQIRSGYLDRR, encoded by the coding sequence ATGTCCAGCCGAAGAGTGTTTGCCAGCGTCGTCTTTTTCCTTGTCACCGCAGGCTGGGCCGCGAACCATTTCGCCTCGGTGCTGGTGGCGCTGAAAGAGCGCGCAAATTTGGATGCGCTCCTCGTCAACAGTGCATACGGCATCTACGCAGCTGGTCTGTTTCCTTGCCTGATTGCTGGCGGCCTGCTGGCCGACCGGTTCGGCGGGCGCTTTGTGGTCATCACCGGTGCCGTCGTCGCGGCCGCAGGCAACGTCGCGTTGATGCTCTCCCATGGCACGTTCGCGTTGCTCGCCGGCCGGTTTGTGGTCGGCCTCGGCGTCGGCCTCGTCGTCAGCGCCGGAACCGCATGGGCGGCACGGCTGCGCGGCGCATCCGGCGCGACCTTGGCCGGGATCTTTCTCACCTCCGGTTTCGCGCTCGGCCCGATCGCCTCTGGGATCATCGCTTCCCTGGTCACCCCGCTGTGGGTGCCGTACGCGGTCACGATTGTCCTGTCCGCCGCATCCGTCGCGGTGTCCCTCGCAGTAGGTGACGTTCCGAACACCCGCCCAGTGTCCGCTCCGTCCAACGCGCACCCCGCCCCCCACGTTGAGCGCTCCTCCATGAAGGCGCTCGCCACCTCGGTTCCGGTCGCGGTCTGGGTGTTCGCATCCATCACCACGACGGTCATCGGGCTCTCCGCCCGGGTCGCGCATTACTTCCCCACCGGCGTGTTCATGCCCGGCATTGCCGCGGGGCTCGGTTTCGGCACGGCGCTGGTGTTGCAGGCGCTGGGGCGCAGGTTCGCGTGGGGCCCGTACTCGGGCGCGGTCGGCGCGCTCAGCTCCGCCCTCGGCATGCTGGTCGTCGGCGTGGCCGGCCCCGCCCCTTCCCTCATCGTCTTTTTCGTGGCCACTCTCCTTCTCGGCACCGCCTATGGGCTGTGCCTGCGCGACGGGCTTCTCGACGTCGACACCTACGCACCCGTCGCCCAGCGCGGACGCGTCATCGGCGTCTACTACGTGGCCACCTACCTCGGCTTCGGTCTGCCCCCGCTGCTCCAGTGGCTTGAACCGCGCGTCGGTCCCTCCCTCCCCTTCTTTGTCCTTGCGGCCCTTGCGCTCAGCTCGGCGGCGGTGCGCGTCGTCCAGATCCGTTCCGGCTACCTGGACCGCAGATAA
- a CDS encoding thiamine phosphate synthase: MTDLDLRCYFVTGTGGDIVARARDAARGGAGVIQVRSKPISARELYDLSLAVVREVREVNPATRVLVDDRVDVALALRDEGVAGVHLGQDDLDVRVARELLGPDAVIGLTTGTLDLVRSANDLSDALDYVGAGPFRATPTKVSGRPLLGLEGYPALVAESAVPVVAIGDVTVDDAADLAATGVAGVAIVRGIMQAAGARDYVSDVVSEFERGRSR; encoded by the coding sequence ATGACTGACCTCGACCTGCGCTGCTACTTTGTCACGGGCACAGGCGGTGACATCGTCGCGCGAGCCCGCGATGCGGCACGCGGCGGAGCAGGGGTGATCCAGGTGCGCAGCAAACCGATCTCTGCGCGCGAGCTCTACGATCTCTCCCTCGCCGTTGTGCGGGAAGTGCGGGAGGTCAATCCAGCGACCCGCGTGCTTGTCGACGACCGCGTCGACGTCGCCCTCGCGCTACGCGACGAAGGCGTTGCCGGTGTCCATTTGGGCCAGGACGACCTCGACGTGCGCGTTGCCCGGGAACTCCTCGGGCCGGACGCCGTCATCGGGTTGACCACGGGAACCCTCGACCTCGTGAGATCCGCCAACGACTTGTCCGACGCGCTCGACTACGTCGGTGCGGGCCCCTTCCGCGCCACCCCCACAAAGGTGTCGGGCCGCCCCCTCCTCGGCCTGGAAGGCTACCCCGCGCTGGTGGCTGAATCCGCCGTGCCGGTCGTTGCCATTGGTGACGTCACTGTCGACGACGCCGCCGATCTCGCGGCCACCGGCGTTGCAGGCGTGGCTATTGTCCGCGGAATCATGCAGGCCGCCGGAGCCCGCGATTATGTCTCTGACGTCGTTTCCGAGTTCGAGCGGGGCCGTTCGCGCTAA
- the thiO gene encoding glycine oxidase ThiO: MATSTAAVAGAGIIGLATALTLADRGHRVTVHDPAPLTGATHHAGGMLAPTAEVVYKQDPLFPLMRAAGGWYPELVALAAKYSELPTGYRTNGTLVVARDRADKTHLDELKQYQAQHGMMAERLTTRAARALEPALSPTIAGAVRIDGDHQVQPRLFGRALFDACANAGVTFVREALADVNETDADQVVIAAGMGAKDIGGWFDGGNPLQLRPVYGDVLRLAVPPHQYPLVERVIRGFVEDRPVYVIPREDRTLTVGATSREDGRAAPQVQGVHQLLRDAIEIVPGLEECDLLEATAGARPGTPDDLPYLGRVSDRVVVSTGYFRHGILLASLAARCVGEIVDKREPSVDLEACDPMRHRRNR, translated from the coding sequence ATGGCAACATCCACAGCAGCCGTCGCCGGCGCCGGGATCATCGGCCTTGCCACGGCGCTCACCCTCGCCGACCGCGGCCACCGCGTCACGGTCCACGATCCAGCCCCGCTCACGGGGGCAACCCACCACGCGGGCGGCATGCTCGCGCCAACCGCGGAAGTGGTGTACAAGCAAGACCCGCTGTTCCCGCTAATGCGCGCGGCGGGAGGTTGGTACCCGGAGCTGGTCGCGCTCGCGGCCAAGTACTCAGAGCTGCCGACGGGCTACCGCACGAACGGCACCCTAGTCGTCGCCCGCGACCGCGCGGACAAGACGCACCTCGATGAGCTGAAGCAGTACCAGGCGCAACACGGCATGATGGCCGAGCGCCTCACCACACGCGCCGCCCGCGCGCTCGAACCGGCGCTGTCGCCGACGATTGCGGGGGCGGTGCGCATCGACGGCGACCACCAAGTGCAGCCGAGGTTGTTCGGGCGCGCGCTTTTCGACGCCTGCGCCAACGCCGGAGTGACCTTCGTGCGCGAAGCCCTCGCCGACGTGAACGAGACAGACGCCGACCAGGTCGTCATCGCCGCCGGAATGGGGGCGAAGGACATCGGTGGCTGGTTTGACGGCGGCAATCCGCTGCAGCTGCGCCCGGTCTACGGTGACGTGCTCCGCCTCGCGGTGCCACCCCACCAGTATCCGCTGGTTGAGAGGGTAATCCGCGGCTTCGTGGAAGATCGGCCCGTCTACGTCATCCCGCGCGAGGACCGCACGCTCACCGTCGGGGCGACCAGCCGTGAGGACGGCCGCGCCGCGCCGCAGGTGCAGGGCGTACACCAGCTGCTCCGCGACGCCATCGAGATCGTCCCGGGGCTGGAGGAATGCGACCTCCTGGAAGCCACGGCCGGTGCGCGTCCTGGCACACCGGACGACCTGCCTTACCTCGGTCGCGTCTCGGATCGGGTAGTCGTTTCCACCGGGTACTTCCGCCACGGGATTCTCCTCGCGTCGCTGGCGGCACGGTGCGTGGGTGAGATCGTCGATAAGCGGGAGCCCTCCGTAGACTTGGAAGCCTGCGACCCGATGCGACACAGGAGGAACCGATGA
- a CDS encoding glycerol dehydrogenase — protein sequence MDMGRWVIAIAGAVVGALFFGWLLQMLGVGGILYTVLVLVGSAATSSLAGTIFKPR from the coding sequence ATGGATATGGGACGTTGGGTTATCGCAATTGCCGGCGCGGTCGTGGGCGCGCTGTTCTTTGGCTGGCTACTTCAAATGCTCGGCGTGGGCGGAATACTTTACACCGTGCTGGTGCTCGTCGGCTCTGCTGCGACGTCGTCGCTGGCGGGCACGATCTTCAAGCCGCGCTAG
- a CDS encoding thiazole synthase produces MLQIAGKQFSSSLIMGTGGASSMDMLERALVASGTELTTVAMRRHSASTGAGESVFGILSRLGIDPLPNTAGCRTARDAVITAKLAREALGTDWVKLEVIADDRTLLPDVVETVDACEMLVDEGFTVLAYASDDPVAAKRLEDLGAAAVMPLGSPIGTGLGVLNPHNIELICSRAEVPVLIDAGVGTASDAAFAMELGCDGVLLASAVNRCQDPEAMARAMRLAVEAGALAKSAGRIPRRAHAVASSSFDGLASWADQVL; encoded by the coding sequence ATGCTCCAGATCGCTGGGAAACAGTTCTCCTCAAGCCTCATCATGGGCACGGGCGGGGCGAGCTCGATGGACATGTTGGAGCGAGCACTCGTCGCATCGGGCACCGAGCTGACGACGGTAGCGATGCGCCGGCATTCTGCGTCCACAGGTGCGGGTGAGTCGGTGTTCGGCATCCTCAGCCGCCTGGGCATTGACCCGCTGCCCAACACCGCAGGCTGCCGCACCGCGCGCGACGCGGTAATCACCGCGAAACTGGCGCGTGAGGCGCTGGGGACGGATTGGGTGAAGCTCGAGGTCATCGCGGACGACCGCACACTCCTGCCGGACGTGGTGGAGACGGTCGACGCGTGCGAGATGCTGGTCGACGAAGGCTTCACCGTCCTCGCCTACGCCTCCGACGATCCCGTCGCCGCGAAGCGCCTGGAGGACCTGGGGGCGGCGGCGGTCATGCCGCTGGGATCGCCGATCGGCACGGGCCTGGGTGTGCTCAACCCGCACAACATTGAGCTGATCTGCTCGCGCGCGGAGGTGCCCGTGCTTATCGACGCCGGCGTGGGCACGGCCTCCGACGCCGCCTTCGCCATGGAGCTGGGTTGCGACGGCGTGCTGCTGGCCAGCGCCGTCAACCGTTGCCAGGACCCGGAGGCCATGGCGCGCGCGATGCGCCTGGCTGTGGAGGCCGGGGCGCTGGCGAAGTCGGCGGGGAGGATTCCGCGTCGGGCGCACGCGGTGGCGTCGTCAAGCTTTGACGGCCTGGCCAGCTGGGCCGACCAGGTGCTCTAG
- a CDS encoding ThiF family adenylyltransferase has protein sequence MRDVPHNELRRTARQMNLPGFGAEQQRALHNAHVLVIGAGGLGCPVMQALAATGVGHLSVIDDDTVSITNIHRQILFGADDVGRKKVEVVGERLEALQPGIELSLIDAQFNTRDALELLKGVDVLVDGSDTFATKFLAADAAEIAGVPLVWGSVLRYRGDIALWWSGPGAPAGGVGLRDLYPTQPDPDSVPDCATAGVLGVTTSVVGGLMATEVVKLLAGVGESVVGKLRVYDALTASVRAFQVSRDPARELVTGFGEYKEAACALPGDPSPLGGRLGVDVREAHEKALSDIPGGTHHLPTSVWEADPGTAAALIDSLPEGADVVVYCAAGARSDRFVECFQDRASARGITLTSLTGGTNRHGIELDG, from the coding sequence ATGCGTGATGTGCCACACAACGAGCTCCGCCGGACCGCACGGCAGATGAACCTCCCCGGATTCGGCGCTGAGCAGCAACGTGCGCTGCACAACGCCCACGTGCTCGTCATCGGCGCGGGCGGGCTCGGCTGCCCGGTGATGCAAGCTCTCGCCGCGACGGGCGTCGGCCACCTTTCCGTCATTGACGACGACACCGTGAGCATCACCAACATCCACCGGCAGATACTCTTCGGCGCGGACGACGTCGGGCGTAAGAAGGTCGAGGTCGTCGGCGAGCGGCTCGAGGCTCTCCAGCCCGGAATCGAGCTTTCGCTTATCGACGCCCAGTTCAACACTCGGGACGCCCTCGAACTGCTTAAGGGGGTTGACGTTTTGGTTGACGGCTCCGACACGTTTGCCACGAAGTTCCTCGCCGCCGACGCCGCGGAGATCGCGGGAGTGCCGCTGGTGTGGGGTTCCGTGCTGCGCTACCGCGGCGACATTGCCCTGTGGTGGTCCGGCCCCGGCGCCCCGGCAGGCGGGGTGGGATTGCGCGACCTCTACCCGACCCAACCGGATCCGGATTCGGTCCCGGACTGTGCCACTGCCGGTGTGCTCGGTGTGACCACCAGCGTGGTGGGCGGGCTCATGGCCACCGAAGTGGTGAAGCTCCTGGCGGGCGTGGGTGAGTCGGTCGTCGGCAAGCTGCGCGTCTATGACGCGCTGACGGCAAGCGTGCGGGCGTTCCAGGTTTCGCGGGACCCGGCGCGAGAGCTGGTCACCGGTTTCGGGGAGTACAAGGAGGCGGCGTGCGCGCTACCCGGCGATCCTTCGCCGCTGGGAGGCAGGCTCGGTGTTGACGTGCGGGAGGCCCACGAGAAGGCGCTATCGGACATCCCCGGCGGCACCCACCACCTGCCTACGAGTGTGTGGGAGGCCGACCCGGGGACGGCCGCCGCGCTGATCGATTCGCTGCCGGAGGGCGCAGACGTGGTCGTCTACTGCGCGGCCGGGGCACGATCGGACCGTTTCGTCGAGTGTTTCCAGGATCGGGCGAGCGCGCGCGGCATCACGCTGACCAGCCTGACCGGCGGCACCAACCGGCACGGGATAGAGTTGGACGGGTGA